The Styela clava chromosome 3, kaStyClav1.hap1.2, whole genome shotgun sequence genome includes the window ACGATGTATGTACAATTAACAGGTGAATACAAGAGATGCAAAGGAAGTGATATAGACTACCGGTTGTGGCGATTCTTCAATTAGAGATTAACACCAATAGCATCATTTTGAGGTCTCTTTTAAACCATGATATGACAATGATCATATGGTGCCTGATACAAATTGTTTTGCAGCGTATACAACTAAACAAAGAAAATATGAGCCATACCTGTATCATtggcaaaatttttcaaaaataattgcatATTCTTTGTATCAATCTTGGAAAACGGATGGAACTTTGGCACTTTTCCAACAGTTGGGGAATGCCATTTACGTAAACGCTATATAGCAGGGTTCTGCAACTACTTTTTAGCGCaacccaaaaaaaaattttcttaacttctcgcgacccaagcatttggtgaacatgtaattagttatcgattttaagactattgttaACACTAGAATTTTTcttgcataaaattatatgaaacttatcacataaaattgtgaataatagcgtttattatgactaatgcaaattataagctttgtgtataatacacaacatatcaaatcgaggaGGTTTAATTCGGAAGACGGCAACTtaaagatatttttctacctctagccttgatctgtaattgtattttatgtatgaaaacgatGAGAGGCGggaaaaaatgtattggtttttaaCGGAATTTTGGATGATTTTCTGTAAGATACacgtgaaaccaatctttatacattattcgctgttattccgcttatatgtatggtttgagtgatgtatttctatccgatgagggtgagaagatgaGTCTTTTATCGGGGGTTGATCCCCATTGCTATAAGtgcctcagggctccgcgacCTATTCGTTCACTTcaaaactgacttggttaattttgtatctgagAATAAGCATTAAcgtcaataataaaatttggcgACGATAGTGTCGAAACGTGGTAGTGattaaaatataacattatctataacgaagggcgcagcagccatgtTTTTTTAAAAGGGAGGGGGTTCAGGATAGAAAATTTCCGAGCAACACccatcgctcaatccatggccgactcgagaatttaaaatgtcttgtcatatcaattcaatcgtgttcatcgttgcttgcttttgagttgactaatatactacggcaaccatgaaatacttgttaaaccgtctactagcaatggACTGAAaccgtatttttgagttgctctttcagcacttaggattatcgcaatgtttcgtagTCAAgagagagtttgcagttatgaagccaattgtatttgatactttcatatcgaatttggtctatgcataaatgtatcagtgatttctagatgcagtgatgggacaaatatcggccgacacaataaaatgatcaaactttcattgaagggtttagatcaggggtcggcaaagtacggcccgcgggccggattcggcccACGACGCCTCACTGAATTATATCaccaaaacagctttattgaagaatatattcgttacgtgacaaaatttgttttgagaaactaaattatactataacctaacaagtatataattcacaatcactcgtttaatgagcctataattgattataattaaagaaatggcaacagaacataaaaaaaaaatgatgctgagcgcaaatggtttaatgacgctaaaaatattcaaatgatcagtcttcgcgcactgctttgaatttctgggtgaaaaaatgagattcattggccattcctttggtttttaactttctaaaataggtgcggcccgccaatTACTTGCAAGTGTttcaacctttaattttggccagcaaacgacaaaagtttgccgaccgctgggttagactttagagccagtgaagttacacagtcatcccaactcaaacctcgacccactgctctatctccctccactatcctattctcgatccgctgccctgtctccctcgcctcggccaactgctccaacTCCATCTACcttccctatcctcgacccaccgccctatttccctatcctcgacccactgccctaatTCACCCAACTTTCCTATCCCCtacaacctttttatcctcgatttattgccctgtctccctcaacttttctatccttgATCAACTGCACTAAATGCCTCAAACTTcgcaccctcgacccactgcccgacctacctcaacttacttatcttcgacccacgacgctataccactcagtacctaacctaacgacgctacaatcacgactcgatcgtcaaaatgaactttaccatctcgcgaccaacttccatgtgttatactggttgaatatgccaatgagatgattcaatcgtacaacgacaaaacatgattgacgctattcgtaaatgtaggctggaatctcaattggtaatcaataaccataattagtgtcttgaaaatgtgttactaattaggctactgatggaatcgggtttggagtcactgtttttaaaattttaacatgccattcgatatcgacatatccGACTTTCTTTTCAGAAGCTCATTCAATGtggcctgtatttccgtgcaaggtaAAACGAtggggaaataatcaaatatttgcgcgcttggtctttttcaacgaatcttctaccatattctgttgtatatacaaatttcttttacgtgactgagaaggctgaaaagtcaaaaacagtcaaaaatataagtcgcttagtgagtgtaatcccttccaaactatttttaagcaatgaaatgttttgtcgtagctagcgttgccaactgctcTTTAAtccagcgtatagtcccaaaattgagcttatcttgtCAGCAACTTAATGAGGTCGCAAatgacgcagttcgtacgtaataaTGAAGAAATTTACTTTATAcgtaccagagcactattgattattttggatcagcatcatattgtcacaagactcacgacatggccaattattaagggcataaaacggcttgtaaaaatttagaaaactgtcattcccaacaggGGTCGGATAAATTGACCTTGTAGTCTTGCCCGCCCCCTCCCGATTATATTCTATAATTGGTCTTtccatttattgtaattttgcattttttgatatattcggaaaacaaaatattctctCTCTCTCAACGAGataccatcagtagcccaattagtaacacatttttaaactgccaattatggttattgtttaccatttgagattccagcctacatatacgaatagcgtcaatcatgttttgtcgacgtacgattgaatcatctcattggcatacacgaccagtataacgtATGGAAGTTGGTGTGTTCAATGTGGCAATCGGGTCGTggataaagcgccgttaggtcaggtactgagtaatatagcactgtaggtcgaaggcaggtaagttgtggcagatggggcagcgggtcgaggataggtaggtcgAGGTAAaaggggcagtgggtcgaggataggtaggtcgGGGTAAAAGGGGCAttaggtcgagaagagaaaggtttggcaaaatagggcagtgggtcgaggataagaaggtcgTGGGAGATAGGGTattgggtcgagaataggaaagttgagggaggtcggtaAGTGGGTCTAGGATAGGTAGGTAggtggaggtagggcagtgggtcgaggagagtttttaagtgaacgaatagctcgcggaggccctaagtgtctttaacggtgtcctgaggctccgtacagagcactttgagaacccaaagtctacgtagtaggatataacaatgcgaacaactaagtaacaaatgtttccccgacttttgatctcttgaattcttcctctttacactctaccattgcaaaattattgttacttatttcaaaaatgattttgcgagtttaggacttatcaTTACCAAAACACGactaaaatataacaaataacacgcgaaaaccgacaaaacgaggtaatattcacaaccatgaaaatctgtccgaatgactaaatcagtggtcggcaccactggccgcggcccatcaccggtccgcggaaaggttactaccggtccgcagaaacgtGACGCAAAAGACGGACAGTGTCCTAACAACATCTTTAgctgattgaaatttcaaacaataatgagttgaaaagagtctttgcgatttataGGTTAGCTACTTTGGCAATCTTTTGGACAATACTGTTATCTGAATAACCCGGCATTGCAAAAAAAAGCTTTTACAGccatttttacatttatgtgaGATCGGGTTTTCAAAATCGACTACAAAATCGCAGTAGGCTAAAAGTAAGAAATAAGTTACTTGAAtaacatcacttttatttttaaatttaatatcaacttaaatttaaaacgtttattgtcaaattctgcacttatgctgattggccaatgttacggcagaaAATAAGTAAGTCTAAACTCGGGGGAAAATCCATAAATATAATTGGAGTTTTATAAAGTTGGTATAGCTAAATTCGATACACAGACTCGATGCTTATATTTAtggtaaatttaaattgttttgcgacccaGCGTGGACAGCTCCGCGACCCCATTGGTTTGCGACCCCGtatttgcggacccctgctATATAGGATACACTATATCGGGCGCATTTGTTAGATATATTTACATATCCTAATGCCCCATCTTTTGGTAGCATGAAATGTCTCTGGTCCACGAAGGAAAGATTCTTCTACTGGGTTTTGAAATTAGTCAAAAAAGATTTAATATAATGGGGAATATTTTCAGACTGTAGTTGGCATGCGAAGataaaataattgttaataTAATTGATGTACACTGGATCACATACTTCCGATCCATTGTCAGTTCTTACAATTTATTTGGAGATATTCTTTCGTTTTCGATATAAGGTAAATGTCCAATAAAATCCCAAGTACATTCAATATCATCgcaaatttgtttaaatttatcaaAGTGATACAACTAGTTTTACCTCAGTTTAATAGAGTCCTAATAAAATATCTATAAGTTTTATTTGTTCCATGTTGAATATTGATGATTCTATAATTTCGCAACAATCGGATTTCAATGATATTTTCATATATCATTATCTTGATATTGACCCCCTTAAAATATAGAGAAGAAACTTTGTGGAATTGTGGTTAATATTCACCAATGTCACTTAGAATAATGAAGCTGGAAAATTTGTAAAGATATCATCAATTAGTGAACAAGATGAATGAGTCACTCTTGGTGGTGGTGTAATTAAATGAATTATATGATGGCCAGatgacaaatatttattttattttcaacaaaattatattattttttatcaatatattttatattttttccaattatttcttttttgtaatggcgtttttggttgtattaagtttgCAGATATAGTTGACTAGTGTAAATAATATTATAGCCTATTATAGTGGACACTCTGAAAATAGAATGGTGAATCAACTGGGGTTGAATCTGTCAGCTGAACTCATAAAATCTGTTCATAACATCAATCTGTCTGTCAGTTGATTCAAAGAAGGACAAAGTTTCATATCCAATATCAACGATGTTCTTTCCGAACACCCAAGATGTAAAAGTCCAGCCGATCGTCGAGCAATATGTACTTCTTCAGCATCCAACTTAACAGAACACTACATATCCAATTTAGTCTCCATACTTTAGAGCACAATTTGAAAGACACTGCGCCTGAAAATACCGGCTATAATTGAACAACATATAAAACAAATTAGCTCTGGATCTCTCTTCAACCACCCCGACCAGCATTGGCATCCAGAAGTCTCTATCATCTCTGGACGAATATCAGTTATCGTCAATCAATGTCATTAAAGATGATTCTCGCAGCCAAAATCTCGTTGCCGGGCACACTATCTTGGTGTACTATGTATGCTTAGTCAGCGTTATATCGCAATTCTTCGTTATCATTGAGGCATATACTTTTTACAGGTGTCGCTGTCGAGTCATCTTATATGCCATAATCATTGTGGCATCTCGAGGTTAATTTCGATTTTCATGTTGTCAATACTTTGTATGATTGAGTTTAAGTAAATGTCTAATATTTCATAGTAATCGTGGTATCCTGTAATTCATTTTGAAACTTTTGCTGTtctcttttgtatgattgagtCTAATTAGGAAAATGTTTCAGTAATTTCCCATAGTCTTTGTGGCATTTCCAGTTTATTCCGTATTCTTTTGTTGTCTTTTCCTTTTTTATATGATTGTATCAAACTTAGTAAATATTTAACGATAACAACTACTTGTCTATTTCCGTGAATAGTATTTTACGtcatttttccaaagaaacaaGACTGACAAGCTGAATCCAAACCAGACACGAGATATCGATCGTGAAAGTCGTAACACAGCTCGATTTTTACTACGACATGATGTCATATGTTTTCTGGTATTTATGCCAAATACACTATTTATGTATCTTTCGGTCTTTTCATGTTAGTTCATTCAAGAGAGTGATAACTGGCTATGTTTCTATTGCAGTGgggcaaaaataaatttttttattattctgcaTCACTTTAATATATAAAGATGTGATGAAAACGATTTGCTTACTTTTCTAAAATGCGTTTTATCTGTCCTTTCAAACAAGTCTTTAGTGACATTTTGAATCGGAATAAGATGGGATATATTGTCTTCAAAAGATGCAGAGACTGTCGGCTCTCCGTTTTTcaactgtgacgtcatagaggTATTCTCAGCTTTCAATGTGTCTTGAACGACTGAATAAACCCAGGTGGTCGTTACAATATCTCCTTCGTTGATATTATATACTTGAAAGCAATAATTCCTAGGTGGAATGGTCAATATAGGGTTCTATACATCTGATCTTGCCTATCTGAACGATTTATTACATCTGGTTATGTAGCTATACATTCTAACCTCATATAAATACTCAAATTCCAGAACCCATGACTACCTTTTTCTATATATGTGACGTATTCTCTCGATCAGATGAGACAATAACCTATTATTACTAGATCATACATTCGGACGGCGTAGAGTAATCATTACCAAGAAGTTACGATCAGGCATGCTcaaccaaaataatttttgtcattttcacgATGATGGTTCAGGACGGATCATTCTGGCTTGCATTTGGGACCTTAGGAAGGGGCCTAGGGGCATGTAATTAATAATCTAGAGTTAAGTCATGACCCATGTGACACAGGGTACCCACTTATGGGCGGGCCGATCCAAAACGGTCTTTTTACTACGGCTGGGAcaaaattttttggaaattCTGATTCAACAGCCCACCACGGTAGGAAGAATAGCGATATCGCCTAACGCGGAAAGAGGCCTAGAATCCATTTCAGGTATACTTGATTGGTAATTCTAGCAcgttttaatatgaaaaatgtaaaaatcttTGAGGGCCTACCGTTTACAAAACGTGTATTGAGTTGTTcggttgctatatttgctgcttcaatgcAGCTACAAGGTTTCGCTTATTGGGTGACTCCTTTTCGCTCCCTCGTCtactgcaacaagccgatatccgtttttgtaatttgttatttgcattttatttatttcatatcgtatatatattttattttgcatgacgaaaataaatatctgaaccTGGCCATGTCAAGATATTTGCCACGATATCCAAGAAAGAGGTATTGAGAAACCAATGATTAAATAATAAGTAATGAATATTTAcatattgaatcaaaattatcaCATTAATAATTTCTTGTTGTAGTTTACGGAGAACTCTTAATTAAATGTGAAGATTTACGCCTCCTTGTGTAAGGTGGCAGTTTGGTTAGTAATGTTAACAACAATACCACAATTGTTTGGTTGTATTGtagtttatatatttaaaagttctcttttacttatttttgacaAGCTTATGCAAAAGATAGTGGATAGATAAAGTTCAGCGTCAAACAATCTAccatattaaacaaaaataaattatggttTAACTCCAGTCGACGTATTGaaacataaatattttgtttaaaatgaagCTCCGCTATTTGATAATACAAATTTCTAACATCATATCATTTTAATGTtgataaatcatattttttactaATATTCGGTTAATGTCGATATTCTTATTTCACTTATCTAACATATTGAAATGATGAAATAGGACTTTTGATATCGAATGCTTGTTGTTGAAGTAACCTACGTAGACTCATCAGGTAGTTTGTATACACAACCAGGAATCTTTCAATGTTGTCAAAGCCGTGGTGCGTGGGGTGTGAAACATATACATACATTGTGTCATGTTGGGAGTTAAGTATTATAAGTGGTGGCATCAtatcattttaatataattgaGCTATGATAATGCTGATATAAGGTTCTATTGTAAATAGCATAACTAAATTATATAGCTTGATTTCTGTTTGAGAGATTTATTAAAGATATATTCTATTGTTCTTGATGGTGACTATTTGACGCAACAAAAATGCCCGAGTGCAATTGCTGGTTTGCTCTCTTAACATTTCTTGCAACGTCTAATGCAGGtattcaatttctttattttgttaATCAACTACAACTTTCGGTTGTATGCATTAAGCAATGTCCCAATTTGCTTGGTGATTAGTGAATACGCGCGATCACATTCACAATGTGAAATAGGCATTTATTTTAGATTGGGCCACGAAGTAATTATTTACAATAATATCTCTCATGGGATTCTTGGCGTCAAATGTTATTCTATTATCATTCCCAGATAACATTTATGATGAATGAATATTGTTTTCAGGACTATTGAAGACTGTAAACAGGCCTTTTTATAAACTAACATTTTACAACATTGGTTCTACATGGCAGGGGGCAATATCCTTTTGTAAGAATAAAGGATCAAGTCTTGTTCAACTTGATGATGGGTCTGTAAAATATGATGTTATTAACACAGTCAAAAGGTAACGACCTATTTCATTAGGACACTTACTATCGTCGCCTAAacacaatatttttgttgtgaaaacgAATATTGTATAGGCAGCGAGGATTTTTTTAAAGCAACTGATAAAGTTTGCTAGTTTTTGCCCATGGCATTTGCAGATTAGTACTTGATAATTTAATTTCACCTGAGTTGCACTTAATAATTAAATAACACATGTCAAGTCTATGAAAAAAAGCTGCATTtcaccatatttttttttaataatgctTCAATTAATGTAATCAATGAGTAAGAGGTTTCTTctgcaaaaattatttgaaaattagaagaaataattttaagaagttttttccaaatatcattatatttcaatttaacgtttttttttgtaatctcTTCTGTAACCGGAGTTTTAGTATCAATGAAGTATCTCAatctctttttttttgtttaattttagcCCGTGGTATGATTAATTACTCAGAttaattcaataatatattAGTACTACAAAACTTTTCATCAATACTCAAGTTGATGTATTGCatcaattaaaattaaaactttGTCCATCCATTGCGTTTGCAATTTTCTTACCAATATAATGAATCTCGTGTATTTATTGAGATACGTTAAATGCCATAATACatgacaatatatttatatgactgatataaaataagaaaaatcaataTGTTGTAGTCCTGGAGCAACTAATTTCTATTGGATTGGAGCAACAGATGAAGCATCAGAAGGACAATGGAAATGGATAGATGGATCTTCAGCATCGATTACTTCTTGGTAAATTATTTTCTTCTATACAATCTCCCCATTGTTTTTGcgaaatatattttgcaatatttcatttgtcaATAAACAAAAGTCGTAAAAGTAAATCAAATCCTAAATGGTGATAATAATGCTGCTGTCAATCATTGCTAGCCATTGTCCTCGGCCATAggagaaaaaaacatttttataattgaCTTTGAacacatttatttttacaaattttatcaaaaattaaaacttcCTCTATTAGTTTCTACTCTATTTGATACTTTGCAGGAATTCCGGAGAACCAAATGGGGGAAGGAGAGAAAATTATCTGGCAATTGGCAGGAACGGAAAACTATCTGATAATGCTTCAAGTTACCGCAAAGGGGTTGTATGCATTAAAGGTCGGAAAAGCAATTTCTTTCTGGTTCTATTTGTCAGAGAAACAAAATATCTCCAATAGCTTCATTAGTATATTTAACGACGAAATAACTTCGGTTTCAATACTACGGAAATAGGTAATTGCCAACTCGAAACTGTAAAGTTAAAAAAGTCTAACTTTgcacaaaacgctgaaaatacaatattttctataaaataatTTCCAAATATGATACCCTACCAGGTTGGGCCTACCTCATCCAATTTTAATACATTGCGTATGCAACTTCGTACCGAAAAGATTCCGGTTCCTTTAAATAACAGTAGCTTATTATATCTCGTAAAATACCAGATATATGTATGCAACTGTTGGCACGGGGTCTTGTTCAGAACGGGAGGCGCGCTTAAGCTTCGGAAATAGTTGCAATTATGCTCCCTGATTCTCCATTTTAATCTTTATTTGGATACCAGCGGTAGTATGATTATATTTAGTGAATAGTATTGATATAAACTGTAACAAAgatcataaaaaaattacagaatGTAAGGACATTTTTGGGTATATTCAATTTAACACTGTTATTTTCCAGATATATGAACCACTATATTTGatcaaaataataattctagttaacatataatattttttgtaggTGAAACAGAACCAACAACCATTCTCGCttacattttcattttatttgtagtGTTTCCAAAAACAATTTCTCAGAATATATACAGACTGGAAGCAATTGGAAGACCTCCCATTAAAGTTACTTATGGAACAGCTCGTACAATTTGCGCGAATATTGGATCGcgagttttgaaattttcatcgaCCACAAATAATATCATCAAGTCTCATTTGAATTCTGAGTaagtaaatatcaaaaatgaaaattgactGTATCTggtaaaatcaaatatatatatcaatttttgaatattccaaAATGTTCATGATATTTAATCATTTCAGAACTGATGATAAGCTCTGGTTAAATCATAATTCTGGTTCTAGTTGCTATTCACTATCATTGAAAGATTACAAATCGAGAACCACACATTGTACTGACAAGCATTACTACATCTGCGAACAAGGTATAATGTGGCAAATTATTTGGAACTTTATTCCATTTATTGTttccaaattaatttatttggGTATTCTAGCAGTTTACTCTATCATGTAAAATacgatttatattcaaaatacatCAAATAGATTTGGGtactaaaatttatatttcataaaattcttTGAAAATTGCTTGATTAAAACTCTCAGGTCATCCTGTATtcgtatttattgaaaatttttcagtTAAAACTCACGATATGCAGATATCAATATCGAACTTCATTGCTAATTCCTATTCTGGGGAAAAAGAAATAACGTGCATGGCATCTGGGTTTCCACCGCCGACTGTTAAATGGATGAGAGGAAAAACTGCACTTATTCCAACATCAATTAATAACCAAGCTAAAGTTGGACAAAGTTTAGTTTTAAATCCAAAACAATTGACAATTAAAGACGAAGGACAATACCAATGTTCCGCATCGAATAAAGTTGGACAAACTGTTTACGAGGTTACACGAATTCTCAATGTAAAAGGTGAGTGGCTTGACACAGAATGCacacatatataaataaaataataaaccaatAAATTGCTCTTATGGAGTAAGATGAACAAGTTCATTTGGCATTACTTGACTATTTCACCTAATCAATATAAAAGTTGCGAAAAGGAAAGATGTTGTGCATGGatgtataaatttataaataaattgtatatTAAGCAAATAGTTCGGCTTTATAGGGCACAAGAAACCATTTATTCATTCGATATTTCTTAACTCTTCTTTTATAATGAAATCTGCAATTCTGTTATGTGATAAAAAGATATATAAACATGTAACAGTTTTGATGAATACAGGTTTAATGACATATTCACAGTTCCAAGTCAACCATCAATCACAAACATCACTTCGTCACCTTGCAATTCCAATTTATTGATCACTTGGATGCCACATGTTCGTGGAGTTGGAATCGAACACAGGTATTTAGCGGCACA containing:
- the LOC144420899 gene encoding uncharacterized protein LOC144420899 gives rise to the protein MPECNCWFALLTFLATSNAGLLKTVNRPFYKLTFYNIGSTWQGAISFCKNKGSSLVQLDDGSVKYDVINTVKSPGATNFYWIGATDEASEGQWKWIDGSSASITSWNSGEPNGGRRENYLAIGRNGKLSDNASSYRKGVVCIKVFPKTISQNIYRLEAIGRPPIKVTYGTARTICANIGSRVLKFSSTTNNIIKSHLNSETDDKLWLNHNSGSSCYSLSLKDYKSRTTHCTDKHYYICEQVKTHDMQISISNFIANSYSGEKEITCMASGFPPPTVKWMRGKTALIPTSINNQAKVGQSLVLNPKQLTIKDEGQYQCSASNKVGQTVYEVTRILNVKVPSQPSITNITSSPCNSNLLITWMPHVRGVGIEHRFQIMDPINSNNFKVFLTTPNNVSMTSIVTGLQPSTFYIIKVIFWYIGFINFE